Proteins from a single region of Streptomyces vinaceus:
- a CDS encoding ATP-dependent helicase, whose translation MAGSALDAFSPATRSWFTGAFVQPTSAQEGAWRAIREGSDVLVVAPTGSGKTLAAFLAALDQLASTPPPAEPKKRCRVLYVSPLKALAVDVERNLRSPLTGIRQESVRLGLPEPEIRVGIRSGDTPPAERRALATRPPDILITTPESLFLMLTSATRDALAGIETVILDEVHAVAGTKRGAHLALSLERLDELLPRPARRIGLSATVRPVDEVARYLAPRGKVEIVQPPSAKEFDLSVVVPVQDMGELGGSPATEGREGGDKPSIWPHVEERIADLVQAHRSTIVFANSRRLAERLCNRLNEIAYERATGEQLAEGAAPPAEIMAQSGAAQGAPPLLARAHHGSVSKEQRALVEEDLKAGRLPAVVATSSLELGIDMGAVDLVVQVESPPSVASGLQRVGRAGHQVGAVSTGVVFPKYRGDLVQAAVVTERMRTGSIESLRIPSNPLDVLAQQLVAMTAMDTWQLDELLALVRRAAPFAALPESAFTAVLDMLAGRYPSDAFAELRPRVVWDRVAGTVTGRPGAQRLAVTSGGTIPDRGLFGVFLAGADPKKGGGRVGELDEEMVYESRVGDVFTLGTTSWRIEDITRDRVLVSPAPGVPGRLPFWKGDQLGRPLELGRAVGAFLRELGGLAEEDARLRLVAAGLDAWAAENVLAYLAEQREACGHVPDDRTIVVERFRDELGDWRVVVHSPFGAQVHAPWALALGARLGEKYGMDAQVMHADDGIVLRLPDADLLSMDLLDHDPAASRAFEFDDEQAPLGAADVAFDQGEINQIVTDQVGGSALFASRFRECAARALLLPRRSPGKRTPLWQQRQRASQLLQVASEFGSFPIVLEAVRECLQDVFDVPGLTELMGDIESRRVRLVEVTTPEPSPFARSLLFGYVAQFLYEGDSPLAERRAAALSLDSRLLAELLGQAELRELLDAEVLEELERELQWRTEDRRAKDAESVADLLRLLGPLTTDELAERGADPAWPQELARARRAIAVRIGGADHWAAIEDAGRLRDALGTALPVGVPEAFTEPVKDPLGDLLARYARTHGPFTTAAVAARFGLGAAVTEGALHRLAAAGRVVQGEFHPAGIGQEWCDATVLRRLRRRSLAALRQELEPVPPTSLATFLPQWQHLGGALRGIDGLARAIEQLQGAPVPASALERLILPSRVSGYSPTLLDELTTSGEVVWAGAGALPGKDGWVSLYLADAAPLLLPPPHPLELTPLHQSLLDTLSGGYGLFFRQLAEIVRAKWSEATDLELSEAVWDLAWSGRLTNDTLSPLRSLLGSGRTAGATAHRARRTVPRGRYGTLSAQVSRPGPPTVSGRWSLLPTRAPDPTHRAHALARTLLDRHGVVTRGAVAAEGVEGGFSAVYRILSAFEDSGQARRGYVVEGLGAAQFAMDGAVDRLRSAERNPPPLAAVVLAAADPANAYGAALPWPEPPAGAAHKPGRKAGSLVVLVDGELVLYVERGGKTLLAWPPAEDPRLAAATAALAAAARTGTLPALTVERINAAPALTSPLGPVLEAAGFHATPRGLRMRS comes from the coding sequence ATGGCCGGCTCCGCGCTCGATGCGTTCTCCCCCGCGACCCGCTCCTGGTTCACGGGGGCCTTCGTGCAACCCACCTCCGCGCAGGAGGGCGCCTGGCGGGCCATCCGGGAGGGCTCCGACGTGCTCGTGGTGGCGCCGACCGGCTCCGGCAAGACGCTGGCCGCCTTCCTCGCCGCCCTCGACCAGCTCGCCTCCACCCCGCCGCCCGCCGAGCCGAAGAAGCGCTGCCGGGTGCTGTACGTGTCCCCGCTGAAGGCCCTCGCCGTCGACGTCGAGCGCAATCTGCGCAGCCCCCTGACCGGGATCCGCCAGGAGTCGGTCCGCCTGGGTCTGCCCGAGCCGGAGATCCGGGTCGGGATCCGCTCCGGGGACACCCCGCCGGCGGAGCGGCGGGCGCTGGCCACCCGGCCGCCGGACATCCTGATCACCACGCCCGAGTCGCTGTTCCTGATGCTGACTTCGGCGACGCGCGACGCGCTGGCCGGGATCGAGACGGTGATCCTGGACGAGGTGCACGCGGTCGCGGGGACCAAGCGCGGGGCGCACCTGGCCCTGTCCCTGGAGCGGCTGGACGAGCTGCTGCCCCGCCCGGCCCGCCGGATCGGGCTGTCGGCGACGGTCCGGCCGGTGGACGAGGTGGCCCGCTATCTCGCGCCGCGCGGCAAGGTGGAGATCGTCCAGCCGCCCTCGGCGAAGGAGTTCGACCTGTCGGTGGTCGTCCCGGTGCAGGACATGGGCGAGTTGGGCGGCTCGCCGGCCACCGAGGGGCGGGAGGGCGGGGACAAGCCCTCGATCTGGCCGCATGTGGAGGAGCGGATCGCCGATCTCGTCCAGGCCCACCGCTCCACGATCGTGTTCGCCAACTCCCGCCGCCTCGCCGAGCGGCTGTGCAACCGGCTGAACGAGATCGCGTACGAGCGCGCCACGGGCGAGCAGCTCGCCGAGGGGGCTGCGCCGCCGGCCGAGATCATGGCCCAGTCGGGGGCCGCCCAGGGCGCCCCGCCGCTGCTGGCGCGGGCGCACCACGGCTCGGTCTCCAAGGAGCAGCGTGCACTGGTGGAGGAGGACCTGAAGGCGGGGCGGCTGCCCGCCGTCGTCGCCACCTCCAGTCTGGAACTGGGCATCGACATGGGCGCGGTGGACCTGGTGGTGCAGGTGGAGTCGCCGCCCTCGGTGGCCTCCGGGCTCCAGCGCGTGGGCCGCGCCGGGCACCAGGTGGGCGCCGTCTCCACGGGGGTCGTGTTCCCCAAGTACCGCGGGGACCTGGTCCAGGCGGCCGTGGTCACCGAGCGGATGCGCACCGGTTCGATCGAGTCGCTGCGCATCCCGTCGAACCCGCTGGACGTGCTCGCGCAGCAGCTGGTCGCGATGACCGCGATGGACACCTGGCAGCTGGACGAGCTGCTGGCCCTCGTACGGCGGGCGGCGCCGTTCGCGGCGCTGCCGGAGTCGGCGTTCACGGCGGTGCTGGACATGCTGGCGGGCCGGTATCCCTCCGACGCGTTCGCGGAGCTCAGACCGCGGGTCGTCTGGGACCGGGTGGCGGGGACGGTCACCGGCCGGCCGGGGGCGCAGCGCCTCGCGGTCACCTCCGGCGGCACCATCCCCGACCGGGGCCTGTTCGGGGTGTTCCTCGCGGGCGCCGATCCGAAGAAGGGCGGGGGCCGGGTCGGCGAGCTCGACGAGGAGATGGTCTACGAGTCCCGCGTGGGGGACGTGTTCACGCTGGGGACGACCTCCTGGCGGATCGAGGACATCACCCGCGACCGGGTCCTGGTCTCGCCCGCCCCCGGTGTCCCGGGCCGGCTGCCGTTCTGGAAGGGCGACCAGCTGGGCCGGCCCCTCGAACTGGGCCGGGCGGTGGGCGCGTTCCTGCGCGAGCTCGGCGGCCTGGCCGAGGAGGACGCCCGGCTGCGCCTGGTGGCGGCGGGCCTGGACGCCTGGGCCGCCGAGAACGTGCTCGCGTACCTCGCGGAGCAGCGCGAGGCCTGCGGTCACGTCCCGGACGACCGGACGATCGTGGTGGAGCGGTTCCGTGACGAGCTGGGCGACTGGCGGGTGGTGGTCCACTCCCCCTTCGGCGCCCAGGTGCACGCCCCCTGGGCGCTCGCCCTCGGTGCCCGCCTCGGCGAGAAGTACGGGATGGACGCGCAGGTCATGCACGCCGACGACGGGATCGTGCTCCGGCTGCCCGATGCGGACCTGCTCTCCATGGACCTCCTGGACCACGACCCCGCGGCCTCCCGCGCCTTCGAGTTCGACGACGAGCAGGCCCCGCTGGGCGCCGCGGACGTCGCCTTCGACCAGGGCGAGATCAACCAGATCGTCACCGACCAGGTCGGCGGCTCCGCCCTGTTCGCCTCCCGGTTCCGCGAGTGCGCGGCGCGCGCCCTGCTGCTGCCGCGCCGCAGTCCCGGCAAGCGGACCCCGCTGTGGCAGCAGCGCCAGCGCGCCTCCCAACTGCTCCAGGTGGCTTCCGAGTTCGGTTCGTTCCCGATCGTGCTGGAAGCCGTACGGGAATGCCTCCAGGACGTCTTCGACGTGCCGGGTCTGACGGAGCTGATGGGGGACATCGAGTCGCGCCGGGTCCGCCTGGTCGAGGTCACCACCCCCGAGCCGTCCCCCTTCGCCCGCTCCCTGTTGTTCGGGTACGTGGCCCAGTTCCTGTACGAGGGGGACTCGCCGCTCGCCGAGCGCAGGGCGGCCGCGCTCTCGCTGGACTCCCGCCTGCTGGCGGAGCTGCTGGGCCAGGCGGAGCTGCGCGAGCTGCTCGACGCGGAGGTACTGGAGGAGCTGGAGCGGGAGCTCCAGTGGCGGACGGAGGACCGGCGGGCCAAGGACGCCGAGTCGGTGGCGGACCTGCTGCGCCTGCTCGGCCCGCTGACCACGGACGAGCTCGCCGAGCGCGGCGCCGATCCGGCCTGGCCGCAGGAGCTGGCCCGGGCCCGCCGGGCCATCGCGGTCCGCATCGGCGGCGCGGACCACTGGGCGGCGATCGAGGACGCGGGCCGGCTGCGCGACGCGCTGGGCACGGCGCTCCCGGTCGGGGTCCCGGAGGCGTTCACCGAGCCCGTCAAGGACCCGCTCGGGGACCTCCTCGCCCGCTACGCCCGCACCCACGGGCCGTTCACCACGGCCGCCGTCGCCGCCCGTTTCGGCCTGGGGGCGGCGGTGACCGAGGGGGCCCTGCACCGGCTCGCGGCGGCCGGCCGGGTGGTGCAGGGCGAGTTCCACCCGGCCGGCATCGGCCAGGAGTGGTGCGACGCGACCGTGCTGCGCAGGCTGCGCCGCCGCTCGCTGGCGGCGCTGCGCCAGGAGCTGGAGCCGGTCCCGCCGACCTCCCTGGCCACCTTCCTGCCGCAGTGGCAGCACCTGGGCGGCGCCCTGCGCGGCATCGACGGCCTGGCCAGGGCGATCGAGCAGCTCCAGGGCGCCCCGGTGCCCGCCTCGGCGCTGGAGCGGCTGATCCTCCCCTCGCGGGTCTCGGGGTACTCCCCGACCCTGCTGGACGAGCTCACCACCAGCGGGGAGGTGGTCTGGGCGGGCGCCGGGGCCCTCCCGGGCAAGGACGGCTGGGTCTCGCTCTACCTGGCGGACGCGGCCCCGCTGCTGCTGCCCCCGCCGCACCCGCTGGAGCTGACTCCGCTTCACCAGTCGCTCCTCGACACCCTGTCCGGCGGGTACGGGCTGTTCTTCCGCCAGCTCGCGGAGATCGTGCGCGCCAAGTGGTCCGAGGCCACCGACCTCGAACTGTCCGAGGCCGTCTGGGACCTGGCCTGGTCGGGCCGGCTCACCAATGACACGCTCTCCCCGCTGCGCTCCCTGCTCGGTTCGGGCCGTACGGCGGGCGCCACCGCCCACCGGGCCCGGCGCACCGTCCCGCGCGGCCGGTACGGGACGCTCAGCGCCCAGGTGTCCCGCCCGGGCCCGCCCACGGTCTCCGGCCGTTGGTCGCTGCTGCCCACCCGGGCCCCCGACCCCACCCACCGGGCGCACGCGCTGGCCCGGACCCTGCTGGACCGGCACGGGGTGGTCACGCGGGGCGCGGTGGCCGCCGAGGGCGTGGAGGGCGGCTTCAGCGCGGTGTACCGGATCCTGTCGGCCTTCGAGGACAGCGGGCAGGCCCGGCGCGGCTATGTGGTGGAGGGCCTGGGCGCGGCCCAGTTCGCGATGGACGGGGCGGTGGACCGGCTGCGCTCGGCCGAGCGGAATCCGCCCCCGCTGGCGGCGGTGGTCCTGGCGGCCGCCGACCCGGCGAACGCGTACGGGGCGGCCCTGCCCTGGCCGGAGCCCCCGGCCGGGGCCGCGCACAAGCCGGGCCGCAAGGCGGGCTCGCTGGTGGTGCTGGTCGACGGGGAGCTCGTCCTGTACGTGGAGCGGGGCGGCAAGACGCTGCTGGCCTGGCCCCCGGCGGAGGATCCCCGGCTCGCGGCGGCCACCGCGGCCCTGGCGGCGGCCGCCCGGACCGGCACGCTCCCTGCGCTCACGGTGGAGCGGATCAACGCCGCCCCCGCGCTGACCTCCCCGCTGGGTCCGGTCCTGGAGGCGGCCGGCTTCCACGCCACCCCTCGGGGGCTGCGCATGCGCTCGTGA
- a CDS encoding Fpg/Nei family DNA glycosylase: MPEGDSVWRAAARLHAALAGHELTRSDLRVPRFATADLTGRTTLDVTPRGKHLLARFEGGLTLHTHLGMDGSWRVFGADEKWHGGPSYEIRAVLGTSARTAVGYRLPVVELLRTSEEDRAVGHLGPDLLGPDWDAEKAAANLLALPGRPLGEALLDQRNLAGIGNIYKSELCFLAQVTPWTPVGGLPDPPTTAVRLAGAAHRLLRANTGADAVRNTTGLRRRGQELFVYGRARRPCLRCGTPVREAPQDDRPTYWCPRCQSGPTPST, from the coding sequence ATGCCCGAAGGAGACAGCGTCTGGCGCGCCGCGGCCCGGCTGCACGCCGCCCTGGCCGGCCACGAGCTGACCCGCAGCGATCTGCGCGTCCCCCGCTTCGCCACCGCCGACCTCACCGGGCGCACCACCCTGGACGTCACCCCGCGCGGCAAACACCTCCTGGCCCGCTTCGAGGGCGGCCTCACCCTCCACACCCACCTGGGCATGGACGGCTCCTGGCGGGTCTTCGGAGCGGACGAGAAATGGCACGGCGGACCCTCGTACGAGATCCGCGCCGTCCTCGGCACCTCCGCGCGGACGGCCGTCGGCTACCGCCTGCCCGTCGTCGAGCTGCTGCGCACCTCCGAGGAGGACCGGGCCGTCGGCCACCTGGGCCCCGACCTCCTCGGCCCGGACTGGGACGCCGAGAAGGCGGCGGCCAACCTCCTGGCCCTCCCCGGGCGCCCGCTCGGCGAGGCCCTCCTCGACCAGCGCAACCTCGCCGGCATCGGCAACATCTACAAGTCCGAGCTCTGCTTCCTCGCCCAGGTCACCCCCTGGACCCCGGTCGGCGGCCTGCCCGACCCCCCGACCACCGCCGTCCGCCTGGCCGGCGCCGCCCACCGCCTGCTGCGCGCCAACACCGGCGCCGACGCGGTCCGCAACACCACCGGCCTGCGCCGACGCGGGCAGGAGCTCTTCGTCTACGGCCGCGCCCGCCGCCCCTGCCTGCGCTGCGGCACCCCCGTCCGCGAGGCACCGCAGGACGACCGCCCGACGTACTGGTGCCCCCGCTGCCAATCCGGCCCCACCCCGTCCACCTAG
- a CDS encoding SDR family NAD(P)-dependent oxidoreductase gives MPTPRAPYDLTGRTALITGAASGIGRATAVLLAEAGAAVHCADRDEQGLAETAAVVSKAGGTAGVHPLDVTDRASLRAAVAAAGPLDITAAIAGIMHTSSVLDTSDEDLDRVLDINFKGVLRTCQEAARAMIAAGRPGSIVTMASGAVDAAQPGLLCYSAAKAAVVQLTKTLATEAGPHGIRVNAVAPGWIRTPMTGRHSPEAQEQTEAAMVRMSPLRRVGEPEDIAQAVLYLASDASSFMTGQILRPNGGVSMPW, from the coding sequence ATGCCCACACCCAGAGCCCCGTACGACCTCACCGGCCGGACCGCCCTGATCACCGGCGCCGCGAGCGGCATAGGCCGCGCCACCGCCGTGCTCCTCGCCGAGGCGGGCGCCGCCGTGCACTGCGCGGACCGCGACGAGCAGGGCCTCGCCGAGACGGCCGCCGTCGTCAGCAAGGCCGGCGGCACGGCCGGCGTCCACCCCCTCGACGTCACCGACCGGGCCTCCCTGCGCGCCGCCGTGGCGGCCGCCGGACCGCTCGACATCACCGCCGCCATCGCCGGGATCATGCACACCAGCAGCGTCCTGGACACCTCCGACGAGGACCTCGACCGGGTCCTGGACATCAATTTCAAGGGCGTCCTGCGCACCTGCCAGGAGGCCGCCCGCGCCATGATCGCGGCCGGGCGCCCCGGCTCGATCGTCACGATGGCCTCCGGCGCCGTGGACGCCGCCCAGCCCGGTCTGCTCTGCTACAGCGCCGCCAAGGCCGCCGTCGTCCAGCTCACCAAGACGCTGGCCACCGAGGCCGGCCCCCACGGCATCCGCGTCAACGCCGTCGCCCCGGGATGGATCCGCACCCCCATGACCGGCCGGCACAGCCCCGAGGCCCAGGAGCAGACCGAGGCCGCGATGGTCCGGATGTCCCCCCTGCGCCGCGTCGGCGAGCCCGAGGACATCGCCCAGGCGGTGCTCTACCTCGCCTCGGACGCCTCGTCCTTCATGACCGGCCAGATCCTGCGCCCGAACGGCGGGGTGTCGATGCCCTGGTGA
- a CDS encoding helix-turn-helix domain-containing protein: MILLRRLLGDVLRRQRQRQGRTLREVSSSARVSLGYLSEVERGQKEASSELLSAICDALDVRMSELMREVSDELSLAELAQSAAASEPVTVPVRPMLNSVSVASVTGGPERVTIKAPAEAVNVVAA, translated from the coding sequence ATGATTCTGCTCCGTCGCCTGCTGGGTGACGTGCTGCGTCGGCAGCGCCAGCGCCAGGGCCGTACTCTGCGCGAAGTCTCCTCGTCCGCCCGAGTTTCTCTCGGCTATCTTTCCGAGGTGGAGCGGGGGCAGAAGGAGGCATCCTCCGAGCTGCTCTCCGCGATCTGCGACGCGTTGGACGTACGGATGTCCGAGCTGATGCGCGAGGTCAGTGACGAGCTGTCGCTGGCCGAGCTGGCGCAGTCGGCCGCGGCAAGCGAACCGGTCACGGTGCCGGTGCGCCCGATGCTCAATTCGGTCTCCGTGGCTTCGGTCACGGGCGGTCCGGAGCGGGTGACCATCAAGGCACCTGCGGAAGCGGTGAATGTCGTAGCCGCGTGA
- a CDS encoding CinA family protein translates to MLRLLAESDQTLAVAESLTGGMVAAELTAVAGASRSFRGSVTAYATELKHRILGVDAGLLAAEGAVNAQVAAEMAAGVRRVLGASWGIATTGVAGPDPQDGQPVGTVFIAVAGPEGRKTVPLRLNGSRTEIRRESARTVLELLSRELRENARGQDTEQNGGI, encoded by the coding sequence GTGCTGCGCCTGCTTGCGGAGAGTGACCAGACCCTCGCCGTCGCGGAGTCGCTGACCGGCGGGATGGTGGCCGCGGAGCTCACGGCCGTCGCCGGGGCCTCCCGGTCGTTCCGCGGTTCGGTCACGGCGTACGCCACCGAGCTGAAGCACCGGATCCTGGGGGTGGACGCCGGGCTACTGGCCGCGGAAGGTGCGGTGAACGCGCAGGTCGCGGCCGAGATGGCGGCGGGTGTGCGGCGCGTGCTGGGTGCATCGTGGGGGATCGCGACCACCGGAGTGGCCGGTCCGGACCCCCAGGACGGGCAGCCGGTGGGCACCGTTTTCATCGCCGTCGCGGGTCCGGAGGGCAGGAAAACCGTCCCGCTGAGGTTGAACGGCTCCCGTACGGAAATTCGTAGGGAGAGTGCACGGACAGTGCTCGAACTGCTTTCGAGGGAACTCCGCGAGAATGCGCGGGGGCAGGATACGGAACAGAACGGGGGGATTTGA
- the pgsA gene encoding CDP-diacylglycerol--glycerol-3-phosphate 3-phosphatidyltransferase: MTGVPASAAGGTGRRPAPGAKLGAAAVDQASLWNIANILTMIRLVLVPGFVLLLLADGGYDPVWRAWAWAAFAVAMITDIFDGHLARTYNLVTDFGKIADPIADKAIMGSALICLSWLGDLPWWVTGVILGRELGITLMRFWVIRYGVIPASRGGKLKTLAQGTAVGMYVLALTGPLASLRFWVMAVAVVLTVVTGLDYIRQAVVLRRQGLEAERAAR, from the coding sequence ATGACCGGAGTCCCGGCATCTGCGGCGGGCGGGACCGGCCGCCGGCCCGCGCCCGGCGCGAAGCTGGGAGCCGCGGCGGTCGATCAGGCCAGCCTGTGGAACATCGCGAACATCCTGACGATGATCCGGCTCGTCCTGGTGCCGGGCTTCGTCCTGCTGCTGCTCGCCGACGGGGGCTACGACCCCGTCTGGCGGGCGTGGGCGTGGGCGGCCTTCGCGGTCGCCATGATCACGGACATCTTCGACGGGCACCTGGCCCGTACGTACAACCTGGTCACGGACTTCGGGAAGATCGCCGACCCCATCGCCGACAAGGCGATCATGGGGTCGGCGTTGATCTGTCTCTCCTGGCTGGGTGACCTGCCCTGGTGGGTGACCGGGGTGATCCTCGGGCGGGAACTCGGGATCACGCTCATGCGTTTCTGGGTCATCAGGTACGGAGTGATTCCCGCCAGCCGGGGCGGCAAGCTCAAGACCCTGGCCCAGGGAACGGCGGTGGGGATGTACGTGCTCGCGCTGACCGGGCCGCTGGCCTCCTTGCGCTTCTGGGTGATGGCGGTCGCCGTCGTGCTGACCGTGGTCACCGGTTTGGACTACATCCGCCAGGCCGTGGTGCTGCGGCGCCAGGGGCTGGAAGCGGAGCGGGCCGCAAGGTGA
- the rimO gene encoding 30S ribosomal protein S12 methylthiotransferase RimO, whose protein sequence is MPERRTVALVTLGCARNEVDSEELAGRLAADGWELVEDAADADVAVVNTCGFVEAAKKDSVDALLEANDLKDHGKTQAVVAVGCMAERYGKELAEALPEADGVLGFDDYADISDRLQTILNGGIHASHTPRDRRKLLPISPAARQESAVALPGHAQEPVAEAPADLPDGVAPASGPRAPLRRRLDKSPVASVKLASGCDRRCSFCAIPSFRGSFISRRPSDVLGETRWLAEQGVKEIMLVSENNTSYGKDLGDIRLLETLLPELAEVDGIERVRVSYLQPAEMRPGLIDVLTSTPKVVPYFDLSFQHSAPDVLRSMRRFGDTDRFLELLDTIRSKAPQAGVRSNFIVGFPGETEADFKELERFLTHARLDAIGVFGYSDEDGTEAVTYDNKLDEETIAERLAHMQRLAEELTSQRAEERIGEILEVLVETVEAVDGGDEDETGAYGRAAHQAPETDGQVVFTDSTGLVPGRIVTAKVVGTLGVDLVAEPLHLDEEAAG, encoded by the coding sequence ATGCCCGAACGCCGTACCGTCGCCCTTGTCACTCTTGGCTGCGCCCGTAACGAGGTGGACTCGGAGGAGCTCGCAGGCCGCTTGGCGGCGGATGGCTGGGAGCTCGTCGAGGACGCCGCCGATGCGGACGTCGCCGTCGTCAACACCTGTGGTTTCGTCGAAGCCGCCAAAAAGGACTCCGTAGACGCCCTGCTCGAAGCCAACGATCTCAAGGATCACGGCAAGACCCAGGCCGTCGTCGCCGTCGGCTGCATGGCCGAGCGCTACGGCAAGGAGCTCGCCGAGGCCCTCCCCGAGGCCGACGGCGTGCTCGGCTTCGACGACTACGCCGACATCTCCGACCGCCTCCAGACCATTCTGAACGGCGGCATCCACGCCTCCCACACCCCGCGCGACCGGCGCAAGCTGCTGCCGATCAGCCCCGCGGCCCGCCAGGAGAGCGCGGTGGCGCTGCCCGGCCACGCGCAGGAGCCGGTGGCCGAGGCCCCCGCCGATCTGCCCGACGGAGTCGCTCCCGCCTCCGGGCCGCGCGCGCCGCTGCGCCGCCGCCTGGACAAGAGCCCGGTCGCCTCGGTGAAGCTCGCCTCCGGCTGCGACCGGCGCTGCTCCTTCTGCGCCATCCCGTCCTTCCGCGGCTCCTTCATCTCGCGCCGCCCCAGCGACGTGCTGGGCGAGACGCGCTGGCTCGCCGAGCAGGGCGTCAAGGAGATCATGCTGGTCTCCGAGAACAACACCTCGTACGGCAAGGACCTCGGCGACATCCGCCTGCTGGAGACCCTGCTGCCGGAGCTCGCCGAGGTGGACGGCATCGAGCGCGTCCGCGTCAGCTACCTCCAGCCCGCCGAGATGCGGCCCGGCCTGATCGACGTACTGACCTCGACCCCCAAGGTCGTGCCGTACTTCGACCTGTCCTTCCAGCACTCGGCCCCCGACGTGCTGCGCTCCATGCGCCGCTTCGGTGACACCGACCGCTTCCTGGAGCTGCTGGACACCATCCGTTCCAAGGCCCCGCAGGCCGGCGTCCGGTCCAACTTCATCGTCGGCTTCCCCGGTGAGACGGAAGCCGACTTCAAGGAGCTGGAGCGTTTCCTCACCCATGCGCGCCTCGACGCGATCGGCGTCTTCGGCTACTCGGACGAGGACGGCACCGAGGCCGTCACGTACGACAACAAGCTGGACGAGGAGACGATCGCGGAGCGGCTCGCGCACATGCAGCGGCTCGCCGAGGAGCTCACCTCGCAGCGCGCCGAGGAGCGGATCGGGGAGATCCTGGAGGTGCTCGTCGAAACCGTCGAGGCGGTGGACGGCGGCGACGAGGACGAGACCGGTGCCTACGGGCGTGCCGCGCACCAGGCGCCCGAGACCGACGGCCAGGTCGTCTTCACGGACAGCACGGGCCTGGTGCCCGGCCGCATCGTGACGGCGAAGGTGGTCGGCACGCTCGGCGTCGACCTGGTGGCCGAGCCCCTGCACCTTGACGAGGAGGCGGCAGGATGA
- a CDS encoding helix-turn-helix domain-containing protein gives MSIGNSNSPEDERPSTDDRSEDRIIERKAEGPSIGTALKKARIAAGLTVDEVSSTTRVRIPIVHAIEADDFTRCGGDVYARGHIRTLARAVHIDPEPLVDAYDAAHGGRPAPTPAAPMFDAERIRPERQRPNWTAAMVAAIVAVIGFVGFTAFSGGDAKEKRQMADASAAPQAAPKQSAGKPAAQPQPQQSPKAPKPEPSDSAIAAAPKDVVTVVLTANDGESWISAKDHSGRLLFDGTLTPGQSKTFTDKESIDLVLGDAGVVKLFVNGKEIKDDFQPGQVERLTYTKDDPRQGPAQAG, from the coding sequence GTGTCCATCGGCAACTCCAACTCCCCCGAAGATGAGCGTCCTTCGACCGACGACCGGTCCGAGGACCGCATCATCGAACGCAAGGCCGAAGGACCGTCCATCGGGACGGCCCTGAAGAAGGCCCGGATCGCCGCCGGGCTCACTGTCGACGAGGTCAGTTCCACCACCCGTGTGCGCATCCCGATCGTGCACGCGATCGAAGCTGACGATTTCACGCGGTGCGGCGGCGACGTCTACGCCCGCGGTCACATCCGTACGCTCGCCCGCGCCGTCCATATCGATCCGGAACCCCTGGTCGACGCGTACGACGCGGCCCACGGCGGCCGGCCGGCCCCCACGCCCGCCGCGCCGATGTTCGACGCCGAGCGCATCCGTCCCGAGCGGCAGCGGCCCAACTGGACCGCGGCCATGGTCGCCGCCATCGTCGCCGTGATCGGCTTCGTGGGCTTCACCGCCTTCAGCGGCGGCGACGCGAAGGAGAAGCGCCAGATGGCGGACGCCTCCGCCGCCCCGCAGGCCGCGCCCAAGCAGTCGGCCGGAAAGCCGGCCGCCCAGCCCCAGCCGCAGCAGAGCCCGAAGGCCCCCAAGCCGGAGCCCTCGGACAGTGCGATCGCCGCCGCGCCCAAGGATGTCGTCACGGTCGTCCTGACGGCCAACGACGGAGAGAGCTGGATCTCCGCGAAGGACCACAGCGGCCGGCTGCTGTTCGACGGGACGCTGACCCCCGGCCAGTCCAAGACCTTCACGGACAAGGAGTCCATCGACCTCGTCCTCGGTGACGCCGGGGTCGTGAAGCTCTTCGTGAACGGCAAGGAGATCAAGGACGACTTCCAGCCGGGTCAGGTGGAACGCCTCACATACACCAAGGACGACCCCCGCCAGGGACCGGCCCAGGCAGGCTGA